The Lysinibacillus pakistanensis genome includes a window with the following:
- a CDS encoding MazG-like family protein, whose translation MNELIKQVERWSIEKGLDKAESSKQFLKCSEELGEVAAALARNDKAALRDGIGDVVVTLIILAQQNDMDLYECLNCAYDEIKNRTGKMVDGVFVKSSDL comes from the coding sequence ATGAATGAATTAATCAAACAAGTAGAACGATGGTCGATTGAAAAAGGATTAGATAAAGCAGAATCTAGTAAGCAATTTTTAAAGTGTTCAGAGGAATTAGGCGAGGTTGCAGCAGCGCTTGCGCGTAATGATAAGGCTGCTTTGCGTGATGGTATTGGTGATGTGGTTGTGACACTCATCATATTAGCCCAACAAAATGACATGGATTTATATGAATGTTTAAATTGCGCCTACGATGAAATCAAAAATCGTACAGGAAAAATGGTTGATGGTGTATTCGTAAAATCTAGTGATTTATAA
- a CDS encoding ERCC4 domain-containing protein, which translates to MIHYAYSDTELNKIMKTMTIVVDTREQVNGHILEYLRSKDVPIKLKKLDTGDYTAMIPKNDELGIQRDIYLNSRIERKASVDEIVGNLGKDERTRFENELIRSQDIPFTLLLEDPEGYKKILNGTYRSKYDPLALLGSLNTFKARYGFEIVYLDNKFSGNFIYYHFYYQMKNYLKRGAF; encoded by the coding sequence ATGATTCACTATGCTTATTCTGACACTGAACTAAACAAAATAATGAAAACAATGACAATCGTGGTTGATACTCGTGAACAAGTAAACGGTCATATCCTTGAATATTTACGCAGCAAGGATGTACCAATCAAATTGAAAAAACTCGACACTGGCGATTACACAGCAATGATTCCTAAGAACGATGAATTAGGTATCCAACGTGATATTTATTTAAACAGTCGTATTGAGCGCAAAGCCAGTGTAGATGAGATTGTGGGCAACCTTGGAAAAGATGAACGTACACGCTTTGAGAATGAATTAATTCGTTCACAGGATATTCCTTTCACATTGTTATTAGAAGATCCAGAAGGCTACAAGAAAATACTAAATGGAACCTACAGAAGTAAATACGACCCACTTGCATTACTTGGCTCGTTGAATACTTTCAAGGCTCGTTACGGCTTTGAAATTGTCTACTTAGATAATAAGTTTAGTGGGAATTTTATTTACTATCATTTCTATTACCAAATGAAGAACTACCTAAAGAGAGGGGCGTTTTGA